In Bactrocera oleae isolate idBacOlea1 chromosome 3, idBacOlea1, whole genome shotgun sequence, a genomic segment contains:
- the LOC138856025 gene encoding DNA-directed RNA polymerase II subunit RPB1-like: MESRRAWVIATQITLNTFHFAGVSSNNVTLGNHKYFQESKTSFLTVFLTGDAEPTSVSFGAHHLVEGNSQHCYLPYMQRIVISEDQEFANVYYEMPDFNRIRISPCLLRIEWKYSKCKT; this comes from the coding sequence ATTACACTCAACACTTTCCATTTTGCTGGTGTATCGTCAAATAACGTAACATTGggaaatcataaatattttcaagaatcCAAAACATCCTTTCTAACAGTATTCCTTACTGGCGATGCAGAACCGACAAGTGTGTCATTTGGAGCACACCACCTTGTGGAAGGTAACAGTCAACACTgctatttaccatatatgcaaAGGATTGTCATCTCGGAGGATCAAGAATTCGCAAATGTCTACTATGAGATGCCCGATTTCAATCGAATACGCATTTCGCCATGTTTGCTGCGTATCGAATGGAAATATTCCAAGTGTAAGACATAG